DNA from Egicoccus sp. AB-alg2:
GTGCTCGGGGACGGCCCCGACCATCCGCCGCCGGGCGCGCTGCGTCCGCCCGCCGTGACGCCACTCACTCCACCGACCTCACCGTGCCCTGGTCGGGGGTGGCGGCGTCGGAGCCGGTCGCGTCGGCGGTCAGGCGCACCAGCGGACCGCTGGGGAAGGTCGCCGGCCGGTCGACGCCGGCGGCCCGCCAGGCCGCCGGCGGGATGCCGAGGTCGGCGAGGTACAGGTCGCCGACGTAGGCGTGCGAGATCCGCGGCAGCAGCCCCGCCGTCGGCGCGCCCAGCGCGACGGTGACGTCCGCGGTCACGCACGGGCCCTGCAGGCCGACGTCGGCCGACAGCCCCGACGGCAGGTCGAGGGCCACGACCGGCACGTCGTGCCGGCGCAGCCAGCCGGCCGCGACCTCGGGCAGGTCCCGCAGCGGCGGCACCGCCCCCACGCCGAGCATCGCGTCGACGACCACCTCGCCCGGCGAGCGGGCGTCGTCCAGCTGCTCGGGCGCGACCGTGTCGACACGCACCCCGGCGGCAGCCAGCAGGGTCTGCTGTTCCGGGAAGCGCGGCTCGCCGACCACCAGCACGTCCACCCGCGCCCCGGCGGCCAGCAGCAGCCGCGCCGCAGCCAACCCCCCGGCGCCGTTCTCGCTGGGGCCGGCCAGCACGGTCACGGTCAGGTCGTCCAGCTCCCCGCCACGCAGGCGGCGCACGGCGTGCGCCAGGGCGCGGCCGGCCTGTTCGGCACGCGTGAGCGGCCCCAGCCCGTGCTCGGTCAGCCAGGCCCGCATCGTCCGGACCTGGGCCGAGGTCACGTGGGCCAGCTCGCCCTGTGCCATCGCCGGCAGGCCACCTTCCAGGCGCGCGCGCCGCTCCCACGCCGGGACGTGCTCCCACGGGCGCACGGCCCGCGCGTCGCCCAGATCCATCGGCGCCAGGCCGTCGTTCCAGCCGTCCACGGCCGTGTCCAGCAGCAGCGCCATCACGACGGCGGTCGCGCCCCACAGCACGTCCTCGTCGAGCTGCCACGCCCACGCCGACCCGCCGACGCTGAGCGGGGTGTGCCGCCAGCGCTCCCGGTCCAGCAGTTGGGTGAGCGGCACCTCGAGGACCTCGTCGACCTCCCACGGGTTCTCCGTGAGCGGGTGCGGTTGGCGCCAGCGCCCCAACACCGGCGCGACCCAGAACCGCGACGGCGGGATGTAGAAGGTCGGTCCGACGCCGACCACCTCGACGGTGTGCCCCTTCAGGCCGATCTCCTCGCGTGCCTCGCGCAGCGCCGCCTCCTCGACGCTCTCGCCGGGATCGAGGCGGCCGCCCGGGAACGAGATCTGCCCGGGATGGGAGCGCAGGTCGCGCCGCCGCCGCGTCAGGACCACGCGCGGCCCGGCGGGCGTGTCCTCCAGCAGCACGAGCACCGCCCCCACCCGGGCCTCGGGTGGCGGGGTCCGCGCCTCGACCGGCACCTGCGCCAGCGCCGTGCGCAGCCGGCCCCAGAACGCCTCCGGTCCCAAGCGCTCGTCCATGTCCAGCCCTGCCGTCGCCGGCGCGCACCGTAGGCGGCGCGCGACGAGGCGGCAGGCGTTCGCGAGGTACCGGTCGGCATCTGGGCCAATGCCTCGCCTGGACGGCGCGTGCGTGGCAGGCTTCCCCGCAGGCCGCCCTGGGAGAACGCGGCCTGCGACGCTATGTGGCGGAGGCGTGCGGTGAGCGACATCGACGGATCCATGCTGCGCTCCTGGCTCGACGTGGCGCTCGAGGAGGCGGTCCAAGGGGCCGAGGAGGGCGGCATCCCGATCGGGGCCGCGCTGATCGGCGCCGACGGGCAGGTCCTAGGGCGCGGCCACAACCGGCGGGTCCAGGAGGACGACCCGTCCATCCACGGCGAGACCGACGCGTTCCGTCGGGCCGGGCGTCAACGCACCTATCGCGGCACGACGATGGTCACGACCCTCTCGCCGTGCTGGTACTGCTCCGGGCTGGTCCGCCAGTTCGGCATCTCACGCGTCGTCATCGGGGAGGCGCGCACCTTCCACGGGGGCCACGACTGGCTCGCCGAGCACGGGGTCGAGGTCCACGTGCTCGACGACCAGCGCTGCTTCGACCTCCTGCAGCGGTTCATCGCCGCCCATCCGGCGGTCTGGAACGAGGACATCGGTGATGAGTGACATGGCGGAGACGCGGGCGCCCAAGCCCGCGAAGCTCGATCCCGACTATCCCCTGCAGATCGTCCCGGCACGCGCACGCAAGAGCGTGTGGTCGCTCGGGATCGTCCTGCTCGGCTTCACCTTCTTCACGCCGACGATGCTGGCCGGGGCCGGCATCGCGCCCAACTTCTCGTTCACCGCCTTCCTCGGCGTGGCCCTGCTCGGCGCGGCCGTGCTCGGGGTCTACGTGTCGGTCCTGGGGGCCATCGGCGCCCGCACGGGGCTGACCACCGTGGTCATGTCGCGCTACGCGTTCGGCTCCAGCGGCGCCAAGCTGGTCTCACTGCTGCTCGGCGGGACCCAGATCGGCTGGTACGGCGTGACCGTCGCCACGCTCGCGCTGCTGACCCAGCAGGTCACCGGCCTGGACGGCCCCGTGTGGCGCTGGGTGCTCGTGATCGTCGGCGGAGCCGTCATGGGCGTCACCGCCTACTACGGCTATCGCGGCATGGAACTGCTGTCGATCGTGTCCGTCCCGCTGCTGCTGATCCTCGCCGGCTGGGTGACGTGGCGATCGATGCTGGAGATCGGCGACCAGGGCGGTCTGGGGGCCATCACCGGCAGCGGCGAGATGTCGATCGCCGTCGCGGTCACCGCAATCGTGGGCACGTTCGCCTCCGGAGGCACGCAGGCGCCGAACTGGACCCGATTCGCTCGCACGCCGGGACAGGGCTTCGGCTCGGCCGCCATCGCGTTCTTCCTCGGCGAGCTGCTGATGATCTTCTTCGGCGGCATCGGCGCGCTGGCCTTCGGCATCGGCGACTTCGTCGAGGTGCTGTTCGCGCTGAACCTCGTCGGCTGGGGCCTGGTCTTCCTCGTCGCCAACCTGTGGACCACCAACGACAACACCGCCTACAACTTCGGTGTCGCCGGCGCCGAGCTGTTCAACGCCAACACCAAGAAGCCGTTCGTGATCGGCGGGGTCGCCATCGGCACGCTGCTCGCGCTGCCCATCTACGACAACCTGATCGGCTACCTCGCATGGCTCGGGATCACCATCCCGGCCATCGGCGGGGTGATCATCGGCGACTTCCTGGCCAACTGGCGGCGCGGGATGCCCGAGCCGCTCCTCCACCGTTTCCCCGCCGTCCGCTGGGAGAACATCGCCGTGTATGCGGTGGCCACCTTCGTCGCCTGGCTCTCCAGCCGGCAGGGCTGGCTGATCCCGCCGATCAACGCGATCGTGCTGGCGGTCGTCGGCTCGTACCTCGTCGGCCGGCGGACGTCGCGTGACCTGGTGGTCCCCGAGACCTCGGCCTGACACCGGAACCCGCGGCGCGGCGCGCCAGGCTCCTCGCCGTCACGGTCGCGGCCTACCGTGGCCGGCGACCCCCCGACGGCGAGGAGCCGCTGCGCCATGCCCGCCCCCACGCCACCGCTCCAGCACGAGGACCTGGACCTGTGCGGCGAGGACCTGACCGACCAGGACCTCGACGGCGCCGTCTTCGAACGCTGCCTGCTGCGCCACGCGGACCTGTCGAGCGTGAGCACCGTGGGAGCGGTCTTCCGGGCCTGCGACTTCGCCAACGCGGACCTCAGCGCCTCGCGGCACGACGCCAGCGCGTTCGTGAACTGCCGCTTCGAGGGCGCCCGGCTGTCGACCGCCCGCTTCCGCGACTGCAAGCTCACCGGCAGCGAGTTCGTCGCCGCCACGCTCCTGGGTCTGGAGATCGACGGAGGCGACTGGTCCTACGTGAACCTTCGTGGCGCGGACCTGCGCGGCAGGCGGCTGTCCGGCCTGCGGCTGCCCCATGCCGATCTGGGCGGCGCCGACCTGCGCGACGCGGACCTGACCGGTGCCGACCTGACGGCCGCGAGCGTCCACGGCACCCGCCTGCACGGGGCCGACCTCACCGAGGCGCGCCTCGAGGGCGTCGCGCTGGTGGACGCCGACGTGGCCGGCGCCGTCCTCGACCTCGCGGGCGCGGTGCGGCTGGCCGAGTCCCTGGGTGCGGTGGTGCGGTGAGCGCCGGCGCTCGGCCGGTGTCCGGCCGGTGTCGTCACTCGCTGGTGTCCTCGACCCGCAACATGGTGCCGGTGGCGCGGAACGGCGCGCCGGACGTGAGGTCGTTGCCCTCGATGACGACGTCCATCTCGCCGAGGTGCTGTTCGACGGTGAAGCGCACCGTCTCGGCCAGCAGGCCGGCAACGTCGACGGTGCCGCTGTCGCGCAGCATCACCCCGTCCAACGTGGCCGGCGGCCCGGTCAGGGTGAGATGCACGGTCAACGGCACGGAGACGAGGTGCGTCGTCTCCTCGGCGAGCATGTCCGGCGACTCCTGCACGACGGTTCCTTCGAGGCGGTCTGCGGGGCGGGACGCTAGGGCAGCGCGCCCGCCGGTCCCCACGCGGCAGCAGTCACGTGCGCTGCCGGCAGCGGTTCCCGCCGAGTCCGCACCCCGGGAACTTCGGCGACACGGCCGGCGACGTCACGCCATGGACGCGGCGAGCCCGTCGAGGATGTCGGCCTCGCTGACCACGACCTCGTCGAAGCCGTAGCGCTCCGCCACGCGCGAGAGCACCAGGGCGCCGCCGTGGATGACGTCCTCGCGGCCCGGCTGGACCGGCCCGAGCCGCGCGCGTTCGGCGACCGGCATGGCCACCAGGCGTTCGGTGAGCTCGCGCAGCGCCGAGGTGGGCACCCGCGTGGCGTGGATGCGCTCCTCCTCGTAGGCGGGCAGGTCGAGGTGGAGCGCGGCCAGCGTCGTGGCGGTACCGGCGACCGCCACCAGCGACCGTGCCGTGCGCAGATCGGTGCCCCGCAGCGCCAGGCCGGCGTCGGCCTCGTCGAGCCGCTCGTCGACGAACGCGCGTGCGGCGACGAGCTCGGCGGCGGTCGGCGGGTCACCAGCCAGGTGGCGTTCGGTCAGCCGCACGCAGCCGAGTTGCAGCGACACGGCGCCGACGACCCGTCCGGCGTCGTCGCCGACCACCAGCTCCGTCGAGCCCCCGCCGACGTCCACGACGGCGGTGGGTGCCACGACGTCGACCGCGGCCGCGGCACCGGCGAAGGTCAACGCCGCCTCCTGGTCGCCGGTGAGCACCTCGGCGTCCACGCCGGCGATGTCGTGCACGCCGTCGAAGAAGCGGTCCCGGTCGGCCGCGTCGCGCACCGCGGAGGTGGCGGCGATCCGCACCCGGTCGGTGACCCCGGCGGCGACCCACTGGTCCCGGTAGCGGCGGATGGTGTCCAGCGTCCGCTGCAGCGCAGCGTCGTCGAGCCGGCCGTTGCGGTCCACGCCGGCACCGAGGCGGGTGATGGTCAGCTCGCGGGTGACGCGGTGACCGTCACCGTCGGTGACCAGCAGACGGACCGAGTTGGTCCCGACGTCCACGGCCGCACGGGACGCCGTCATCCGTCCCGCTCCATGCGCCGGGCGACCTCCTCGGCGCTCACGCACGGGCCGCGGCACGGCGCCGGCGTGCTGTGCTGCACGGTCCACTGCCCGACGACGTTGTCCCCGGTCGCCAGGGTGTGGCCGGCGTGGACGTGCAGGCACTTGATGTGCCCCGGCATGCCGCCGGCACCGGGGTCGCCGGGCAGCGGCTCACCGAGCGTGTCGCGGGTGGCGACGTAGCGCTCGTGCGCCGCCGCGTAGGCGGCGGCGAAGTCCTCGTCGGTCTGCAGACGCTCGTTGAGGCCGACCATGGCGTGGTCGGCCTCCAGCCGCCCCACCCGCGAGCGCATCACCGGGCAGGTGAGCCAGAACGTGGTGGGAAACGGCGTGCCGTCGTCCAGGCGCGGATCGACGCGCACCACCGTCGGCAGTCCGAACACGCACGTGTGCACGATCGCCGGGTTGCCGCGCGAGGGCCGCCCGAGTTGCGCGGACACGACCGCACGCGCATGGCGGTCGGCACGCGGCGCGGCCAGCGCCCGCTCGTAGGAGGCGTGCGGATCGGGCCGGACCGCGTCCGGCTGTGGGCCGCTGGCGAGCGGCGGCACCACCGCGACGTCCGGCGTCCCGTCGGGCGGGACGCCAGGGACGTCGTCGCGGCGCCCCGAGGCCGGGGCGGGCGGGGGGACGGGGCGCGCGGCCCCGCCGTGGGAGGTCACGAGCCGACGCGTCCGCGACGCTGCCGGCGGGCCTCACCCTGGATCATCTGCGACTTGTGCATGAAGCGCCGCAGACGCTTGTTGAAGTCCTTGTCGAGCTTCGACCGCAGGTTGACGGACTCCTCGTCCTGCCAATCCGGGTCGGCGCGCTTGATGGAGAGGTCGACCTTGCCGTCGTCCTTGACGTCGAGGACCTTGACGTCCACCTCGTCGCCTTCGGCGAGGTAGGCGTAGATGTTCTCGACGAAGTCGGCGTCGACCTCGGAAACGTGGACCAGCCCGGTGACGACGCCGCCGTCCTCGGTCGGAACCTCGACGAACGCGCCGTACTCCTCGAGCCGGACGACCTTGCCCTTGACGATCTGTCCCTGCAGTTGGACCAACTCCTGTGGGGCGCGTCGGCGCATCGCGCGAGAACGCCGTTGGGCCCCGGTCGTAGCCGCACGGGGGCGGCTTTCGGTGAGGGGATCCGGCTCGTGGAACCGAGAGCCGGGCGCGCGATAGGCGGGACCACAGCGGGTCCCGCACTCCTGAACGGTACGGAGCCGGCCGCCGGACAGCAAGACCGGCGGTGGGGACGATCGGTCTCGCAGCGCTCACCGCCGTGCGCCGCAGACCCGATCCCTCCGTGAGATGGCACGGATGGCATCCACTTTGGACGCAGAGCACTCACGTCCGCGACGGCCCGCGGTCAGCCGAGCCAGCCGTGGACGGCCTCCCACAGCCGGGCGTACCAGGCCTCGTCCGATGGCGGCGGCGCCTGCTCGCGCGGCGCCGTGATGCGCGGCCGCTCGACCTCCGGCGGGATGAGCGTGTAGGGCACCTCGCCCGGCCGGATGAAGCCCTGCTGCTCACGGGCCAGCAACTCGATGTTGGTGGGGTCCTGCAGGTCGCGTTGGCGCCGCTCGAGCTGGGCGTTGGCCTGCTCGAGCGCCTCGGCCTTGCCGGCCAGGCCGTCGACGCGCTCACGGGTGTCGAGGTAGCGCTGCGCCGGGCCGGACAGCATCAGCACCGACAGCACGACCGCGCCGACGAGCACGAGGATCAGCGGCCGGTCCCCGCGCACGGCGCGCTTGACGCCGCGGCGGGCGGCGCCGACCGCTTCCGTGACCCGGTGGGCGGCCAGCTGCACCGGCAGCGGCCCGCGACGGTCGCCCCCGCGACGGCGGCGGCGCTGCCGTCGCCGCAGCTCGCGGCGTTCGTCGGGGCGCGTCGACGGACCGGTCATGGACGGAACCGGGGGAACGCGCCGCGGCCGGCGTAGCGGGCGGTGTCGCCCAGCTCCTCCTCGATGCGCAGCAGCTGGTTGTAC
Protein-coding regions in this window:
- a CDS encoding NAD(P)H-hydrate epimerase, translated to MDERLGPEAFWGRLRTALAQVPVEARTPPPEARVGAVLVLLEDTPAGPRVVLTRRRRDLRSHPGQISFPGGRLDPGESVEEAALREAREEIGLKGHTVEVVGVGPTFYIPPSRFWVAPVLGRWRQPHPLTENPWEVDEVLEVPLTQLLDRERWRHTPLSVGGSAWAWQLDEDVLWGATAVVMALLLDTAVDGWNDGLAPMDLGDARAVRPWEHVPAWERRARLEGGLPAMAQGELAHVTSAQVRTMRAWLTEHGLGPLTRAEQAGRALAHAVRRLRGGELDDLTVTVLAGPSENGAGGLAAARLLLAAGARVDVLVVGEPRFPEQQTLLAAAGVRVDTVAPEQLDDARSPGEVVVDAMLGVGAVPPLRDLPEVAAGWLRRHDVPVVALDLPSGLSADVGLQGPCVTADVTVALGAPTAGLLPRISHAYVGDLYLADLGIPPAAWRAAGVDRPATFPSGPLVRLTADATGSDAATPDQGTVRSVE
- a CDS encoding nucleoside deaminase, producing MLRSWLDVALEEAVQGAEEGGIPIGAALIGADGQVLGRGHNRRVQEDDPSIHGETDAFRRAGRQRTYRGTTMVTTLSPCWYCSGLVRQFGISRVVIGEARTFHGGHDWLAEHGVEVHVLDDQRCFDLLQRFIAAHPAVWNEDIGDE
- the codB gene encoding cytosine permease, whose product is MSDMAETRAPKPAKLDPDYPLQIVPARARKSVWSLGIVLLGFTFFTPTMLAGAGIAPNFSFTAFLGVALLGAAVLGVYVSVLGAIGARTGLTTVVMSRYAFGSSGAKLVSLLLGGTQIGWYGVTVATLALLTQQVTGLDGPVWRWVLVIVGGAVMGVTAYYGYRGMELLSIVSVPLLLILAGWVTWRSMLEIGDQGGLGAITGSGEMSIAVAVTAIVGTFASGGTQAPNWTRFARTPGQGFGSAAIAFFLGELLMIFFGGIGALAFGIGDFVEVLFALNLVGWGLVFLVANLWTTNDNTAYNFGVAGAELFNANTKKPFVIGGVAIGTLLALPIYDNLIGYLAWLGITIPAIGGVIIGDFLANWRRGMPEPLLHRFPAVRWENIAVYAVATFVAWLSSRQGWLIPPINAIVLAVVGSYLVGRRTSRDLVVPETSA
- a CDS encoding pentapeptide repeat-containing protein yields the protein MPAPTPPLQHEDLDLCGEDLTDQDLDGAVFERCLLRHADLSSVSTVGAVFRACDFANADLSASRHDASAFVNCRFEGARLSTARFRDCKLTGSEFVAATLLGLEIDGGDWSYVNLRGADLRGRRLSGLRLPHADLGGADLRDADLTGADLTAASVHGTRLHGADLTEARLEGVALVDADVAGAVLDLAGAVRLAESLGAVVR
- a CDS encoding exopolyphosphatase encodes the protein MTASRAAVDVGTNSVRLLVTDGDGHRVTRELTITRLGAGVDRNGRLDDAALQRTLDTIRRYRDQWVAAGVTDRVRIAATSAVRDAADRDRFFDGVHDIAGVDAEVLTGDQEAALTFAGAAAAVDVVAPTAVVDVGGGSTELVVGDDAGRVVGAVSLQLGCVRLTERHLAGDPPTAAELVAARAFVDERLDEADAGLALRGTDLRTARSLVAVAGTATTLAALHLDLPAYEEERIHATRVPTSALRELTERLVAMPVAERARLGPVQPGREDVIHGGALVLSRVAERYGFDEVVVSEADILDGLAASMA
- a CDS encoding DUF501 domain-containing protein gives rise to the protein MVPPLASGPQPDAVRPDPHASYERALAAPRADRHARAVVSAQLGRPSRGNPAIVHTCVFGLPTVVRVDPRLDDGTPFPTTFWLTCPVMRSRVGRLEADHAMVGLNERLQTDEDFAAAYAAAHERYVATRDTLGEPLPGDPGAGGMPGHIKCLHVHAGHTLATGDNVVGQWTVQHSTPAPCRGPCVSAEEVARRMERDG
- a CDS encoding S1 RNA-binding domain-containing protein, which produces MRRRAPQELVQLQGQIVKGKVVRLEEYGAFVEVPTEDGGVVTGLVHVSEVDADFVENIYAYLAEGDEVDVKVLDVKDDGKVDLSIKRADPDWQDEESVNLRSKLDKDFNKRLRRFMHKSQMIQGEARRQRRGRVGS
- a CDS encoding septum formation initiator family protein, translated to MTGPSTRPDERRELRRRQRRRRRGGDRRGPLPVQLAAHRVTEAVGAARRGVKRAVRGDRPLILVLVGAVVLSVLMLSGPAQRYLDTRERVDGLAGKAEALEQANAQLERRQRDLQDPTNIELLAREQQGFIRPGEVPYTLIPPEVERPRITAPREQAPPPSDEAWYARLWEAVHGWLG